One window of Quercus robur chromosome 5, dhQueRobu3.1, whole genome shotgun sequence genomic DNA carries:
- the LOC126728198 gene encoding uncharacterized protein LOC126728198, producing MSIPSKVRNFLWRAIKNAIPIKTSLVQRKVLIEETCDQCKMQPENVLHALWSYSCLDEVWMSDQVWSFRDTRTFSNFQQLILHIIEANMDLEVFSMVVWSLWHRRNQVRVGKAVLPLGQTLARVQQQLQDYYRAQLVKSAPPQTTRHSNTRWTPPSSSTLKVNYDGAVFHETNEAGLGAVIRNSAG from the coding sequence ATGTCAATCCCAAGTAAGGTCCGGAATTTCTTGTGGAGGGCAATAAAGAATGCTATACCAATCAAGACCAGCTTAGTTCAGAGGAAGGTATTGATAGAGGAGACTTGTGATCAGTGCAAAATGCAACCCGAGAATGTTTTACATGCTCTGTGGTCGTATTCTTGCCTTGATGAGGTGTGGATGTCCGATCAAGTTTGGAGTTTCAGGGACACAAGGACTTTCTCAAATTTCCAGCAACTCATACTTCACATTATTGAAGCAAACATGGACCTGGAAGTGTTTTCCATGGTGGTGTGGTCCTTGTGGCATAGACGGAATCAAGTTAGAGTTGGTAAGGCTGTTCTTCCACTCGGGCAGACCTTAGCTCGGGTTCAGCAGCAATTGCAGGACTATTACCGAGCCCAACTAGTGAAATCAGCCCCACCACAGACTACTCGTCACTCAAATACTCGGTGGACCCCTCCCTCTAGTTCCACATTGAAAGTAAATTACGATGGAGCAGTTTTTCATGAAACTAATGAGGCCGGACTAGGTGCTGTTATCAGGAACAGTGCAGGCTGA